Genomic window (Staphylococcus debuckii):
AATAATCCGATGGAAGGATTCATTCCAACGATAAATGAGTAAGCAATCGCACCAGGCAAGGCTGAAAGGGCAATTAAGATACCTGCAAATATATTATCTTTCGCGCTTCCTTGCCATTCTTCAGCATAACTTTCAATTCTCACGACTGCTCTCTCCTTCTCTTTCTGTATTCCTATATCTTAACATAATTGTCAGAATATTTTAGACGTTTGTGCTTATAGGCCATAAAAAAAGAGCTGCAATACTTGTTCGTTCAAGTACTGCAGCTCTCATTATATTTACTTAATGATTAAGCTTTGCTTTTTTCAGATTCAGTATTAACTTTGATAGTATTATCGATAAATAATTTACCATCTTTGTAAACATTTTCAGCATGGTTGATACCATAATGATATAGAATATATTCATAATTTGGCGCATCCCAAATGACAAAGTTTGCATCGTCGCCAGTTTCTAACGTACCTGCATCAGCATCAATGGCTTTCGCAGCGTTCACTGTGACTGCATTCCATACTTCATTTGGCGATAATTTCAATTTCAAGCTGGCAATTGTCATGACTAATTGAAGATTGTTCGTCACGTTACTGCCTGGGTTGAAGTCTGATGCAATAGCAATGGCACCATTATTTTCAAGCATGCCACGTGCATCTGCGTAACTTTCTTTATCAAGGTAGAACGTTGTTCCTGGTAATAATACTGCTACTGTGTTGCTGTCATGCAAGGCTTTTTTATCTTCTTCACTGGAAGCCACTAAGTGGTCGCCAGAAATCGCATTTTCTTCAATTGCTAGACCTAAACCGCCTAATGGATCGATTTCATCTGCATGAATTTTCACATCAAAGCCTGCATCTTTTGCTGCTTGCATATATTTTCTAGATTCTTCTACTGAGAACACACCTGTTTCACAGAAGATATCCGCGAAGTCAGCATATTGTTTCATTTCAGGCAGCAAGTCAATCATTTCTTGCAAGAAGGCTTCGCTAGATTCCGCTTCTTCAGGCACCGCATGCGGTCCTAAGAATGTGTGTTTCATTGTAATGCCGTATTTATCTTCTAGTTCATGAGACACTTTTAATTGTTTCAATTCGTTATCTTTATTTAAGCCGTAACCGCTTTTACTTTCTACAGTCAAGACACCATAAGACATGATTTCACGCAAGGCTTTATCTGTTTTCTTGAATAACTCTTCTTCAGTTGCTTCACGAGTTGCTTTTACTGTAGAAAGAATGCCGCCGCCTTGTTCTAAGATTTCCAAGTAAGAAGCGCCTTGGCGTTTCAGTGCCATTTCATGTTCTCTAGAACCGCCGAAGACTAAATGCGTGTGTGCATCTACTAATGCAGGTGAAATAACCTTGCCTGTTGCATCAATTGTTTCTTTACCTTCATATTCATCTGAATGCGGTCCAGCGTAAACAACCTTACCGTTATCTACTACGACTGTGCCGTCTTCTACTACATTCAATTGATCAAGCTCTTTACCTTTTAAAGGTTTGTCTGTCTTTTTCGGTAAAATTAACTGTGCAATATTTTGGATTACTAAATCATTACTCATGAGAATCTTGCTCCTTTAACATTGGAATATCGACACCTTTTTCTTTCGCTGTTTCAATCGCAATTTCATATCCTGCGTCAGCGTGTCTTACTACACCCATACCCGGATCTGTTGTTAATACACGTTTTAAGCGTTCGTCAGCACGTTCAGAACCATCTGCAACAATTACCATACCTGCGTGTAATGAATAACCCATACCTACACCGCCACCGTGGTGGAAGGAAATCCAAGAACCGCCTGCTGCTGTATTAATTAAAGCATTTAAGACTGCCCAGTCGCCTACTGCATCTGAACCATCTCTCATAGATTCAGTTTCACGGTTTGGAGAAGCTACTGAACCTGAATCTAAGTGGTCACGTCCAATAACGATAGGCGCTGAAATTTCACCATTACGTACAAGTTCATTTAATTTCAAGCCCATTTTTGCACGGTCGCCATAACCTAACCAAGCGATACGAGATGGTAAGCCTTGGAACGCAATTTTTTCGTCTGCCATATCTAACCAACGCAATAATTTTTCATCTTCAGGGAAGAGTTCACGCATAGCTTCGTCAGCACGTTCAATATCTTTAGGATCTCCACTTAACGCTGCAAAACGGAAAGGTCCTTTACCTTCACAGAATAATGGACGGATATACGCAGGAACGAATCCAGGGAAGTCAAAGGCATGTTCTTCGCCTTCATCAAAGGCCACTTGACGAATGTTGTTACCATAGTCAAATGCGACTGCTCCGCGTTTTTGGAATTCTAACATTTCAGAAACGTGTTTTTTCATAGATTGAGAAGATAATCTCACATATTCTTCTGGATTTTCTTCACGTAATTTATCTGCTTCTTCTAGAGATAACCCTTCTGGAACGTAACCGTTTAATGGGTCATGTGCTGAAGTTTGGTCTGTAATCACGTCAATTTTGAAATCACGTTTTAAGATTTCTTCATACACTTCTGGTGCATTGCCCACTAAGCCGATAGATAACGGTTTACCCGCTTCTTTAGCTTCTTGCGCTTTTTCTAAAGCTTCATCAAGTGAGTATGTGATAACGTCGCAATAGCGTGTTTCGATACGTTTTTCAATACGAGTCGGGTCTACATCTACACCGATGACAACACCTTCGTTCATTGTTACAGCTAACGGTTGCGCTCCGCCCATACCACCTAATCCGGCAGTTAAAGTAATGGTACCTTTTAAAGAACCGTCAAAGTGTTGATTTGCTAATTCTGCAAATGTTTCATAAGTTCCTTGTACGATACCTTGAGAACCGATGTAAATCCAGCTGCCGGCAGTCATTTGGCCGTACATTATCAAACCTTTTTTATCTAACTCATGGAAGTGATCCCAGTTTGCCCATTTTGGGACTAATACCGAGTTAGACAGCAATACACGCGGTGCTTCTTTATGCGTCTTGAACACAGCTACTGGTTTACCTGATTGGACTAACATTGTTTCGTCATCTTCTAAACGACGTAATGTATCGACAATCGCATCAAATGCTTCCCAGTTTCTGGCAGCTTTACCGATACCACCATAAACGACTAATTTATCAGGATGTTCTGCTACTTCTGGATCCAAGTTATTGTACAACATTCGTAGAACCGCTTCTTGTTCCCATCCTTTACATTCGATTTCTAAACCTTTTTTCGCTTTGATTTGTCTGCCGTTTGCAGTTGCATCTTTAGTCATAATCAATCTCTCCTTTGTTTAAGTTCTTTTTTTAAAAAATAAGTAGAGCGAATGGAATCGCAATCAATAGTGTCAAAGCCACACGGATAAACCAGATAAGCACTAATTTCCAGACTGGAATTTTAATATCTGTGGCCATAATACAAGGTACTAATGCAGAGAAGAAAATAATTGCAGAAATACTTGTGATTGCAGTTACAAATTTCACGGCCATTGTCGCTTTCACTGCGATTAATGAGGGTAAGAACATTTCAATAATTGAGATTGCCGACGCTTTAGCCAGCAATGCTTTATCACCTATCGGGAAGAGATAGATAAATGGGTAGAAAATGTAACTTAACCAATCAATAATCGGTGTGAAGTTTGCCAGTAACAAGCCGACAAAACCGATGGATAGAATAGATGGTAAAATCGCCATCGTCATCTCAAGTCCATCTTTGACATTCAGCCAAATATTTTTCAGCAATGGAAGTGAATCATGTGATTGGCGTTTCGCTTCGTCGTAAGCTGCTTTAAAACGACTGCCGTTCACTTCCACTTCTTTATCGCCTTCTTGACCTTCATAGTATTCTTCTGACTCATTACGAATCGGCGGTAAGTGTGCCGAAATAGCAGTAACCGCGAAGGTAATCACT
Coding sequences:
- the hutI gene encoding imidazolonepropionase translates to MSNDLVIQNIAQLILPKKTDKPLKGKELDQLNVVEDGTVVVDNGKVVYAGPHSDEYEGKETIDATGKVISPALVDAHTHLVFGGSREHEMALKRQGASYLEILEQGGGILSTVKATREATEEELFKKTDKALREIMSYGVLTVESKSGYGLNKDNELKQLKVSHELEDKYGITMKHTFLGPHAVPEEAESSEAFLQEMIDLLPEMKQYADFADIFCETGVFSVEESRKYMQAAKDAGFDVKIHADEIDPLGGLGLAIEENAISGDHLVASSEEDKKALHDSNTVAVLLPGTTFYLDKESYADARGMLENNGAIAIASDFNPGSNVTNNLQLVMTIASLKLKLSPNEVWNAVTVNAAKAIDADAGTLETGDDANFVIWDAPNYEYILYHYGINHAENVYKDGKLFIDNTIKVNTESEKSKA
- the hutU gene encoding urocanate hydratase, which codes for MTKDATANGRQIKAKKGLEIECKGWEQEAVLRMLYNNLDPEVAEHPDKLVVYGGIGKAARNWEAFDAIVDTLRRLEDDETMLVQSGKPVAVFKTHKEAPRVLLSNSVLVPKWANWDHFHELDKKGLIMYGQMTAGSWIYIGSQGIVQGTYETFAELANQHFDGSLKGTITLTAGLGGMGGAQPLAVTMNEGVVIGVDVDPTRIEKRIETRYCDVITYSLDEALEKAQEAKEAGKPLSIGLVGNAPEVYEEILKRDFKIDVITDQTSAHDPLNGYVPEGLSLEEADKLREENPEEYVRLSSQSMKKHVSEMLEFQKRGAVAFDYGNNIRQVAFDEGEEHAFDFPGFVPAYIRPLFCEGKGPFRFAALSGDPKDIERADEAMRELFPEDEKLLRWLDMADEKIAFQGLPSRIAWLGYGDRAKMGLKLNELVRNGEISAPIVIGRDHLDSGSVASPNRETESMRDGSDAVGDWAVLNALINTAAGGSWISFHHGGGVGMGYSLHAGMVIVADGSERADERLKRVLTTDPGMGVVRHADAGYEIAIETAKEKGVDIPMLKEQDSHE